Proteins from a genomic interval of Rosa chinensis cultivar Old Blush chromosome 2, RchiOBHm-V2, whole genome shotgun sequence:
- the LOC112186734 gene encoding uncharacterized protein LOC112186734 isoform X4: MDKSEGSGGPGWGTSLFMQTTEDVARAVAAAAAAATATRPSVVYSSKEEDGGSPLQRLQRQFNKVLKGFSSPPEVKTGRTYNPEVLTSQKRQWANFQLQHLDHRSLKEPTRLFESMLVVGLHPNCDIQALQRQYFARKSEGAGKLRSALGNQNQSRVEPNIEPQVLLVYPPEKQLPLQYKDLISFCFPGGLEVHAVERTPSMSELNELLLGQEHFKQSDLSFVFRLQVADDSTLYGCCVLVEELVQKPSGLLSMISEKHPSRSSLSRHILTTRRCYCILSRIPAFELHFGVLNSIFTEERLERLTKGIGLLDLESPKDNRNDENLEENTEEIPDTGSLNSRTADMVNGTAEFCQTSLKDDSPERVVVVPIHPETEMVSSKIKSCVANTEVCEVYADDFSTNKPAFERRLPNAVLPLLRYYQYESSDSSSRSVLCSLQGSPSEDRNFRSDVDDIETEEASFSGQDDSDLIDILEWAKANDHGSLQIISEYYQLHCPARGSTIRFHPLEHLHPLEYYRPDETVLHIGGSTIDLRSCSTSLEFAEAHSALLAEEEATALSVWAIACICGSLRLENVLAMFAGALLEKQIVIICSNLGILSASVLSIIPLIRPYQWQSLLMPVLPSDMMDFLDAPVPYIVGVKNKTHEVQSKLSNVILVDANKNQVKSPTIPHLPQHRELFSALSPYHAKLVGESFLARKRPVYECTDEQVEAAKGFLGVLRTYLDSLCSNLRSHTITNVQSNDDKVSLLLKESFIDSFPSRDRPFMKLFVDTQLFSVHTDLVLSFFQKE, from the exons ATGGATAAAAGTGAAGGGTCGGGTGGCCCTGGTTGGGGCACTTCGCTTTTCATGCAAACAACGGAAGATGTTGCAAGAGCAGTTGCTGCTGCCGCGGCTGCTGCTACTGCCACACGGCCGTCAGTTGTATATTCCTcgaaagaagaagatggtggtagTCCACTTCAAAGACTACAACGCCAATTTAATAAAGTGCTAAAAGGCTTCTCAAGTCCTCCTGAAGTGAAAACAGGAAGAACTTACAATCCAGAAGTTTTGACTAGCCAGAAGCGCCAATGGGCAAACTTTCAGTTGCAGCACTTG GATCATAGGTCTTTAAAGGAGCCAACAAGGCTTTTCGAGAGCATGCTAGTTGTGGGGCTTCACCCTAACTGTGATATCCAGGCACTCCAAAGGCAATATTTTGCAAGAAAGTCTGAAGGTGCAGGAAAATTGCGAAGTGCACTTGGTAACCAGAATCAATCTCGAGTAGAACCCAATATTGAACCTCAG GTGTTATTGGTTTACCCTCCGGAAAAACAGCTGCCTCTTCAATACAAGGATCTCATTTCATTTTGCTTCCCAGGAGGCCTAGAG GTTCATGCTGTTGAGAGAACTCCTTCCATGAGTGAGTTGAATGAACTTCTTCTGGGGCAG GAGCATTTTAAACAAAGCGATTTGTCCTTTGTATTCCGGTTACAG GTTGCTGATGACTCAACTCTGTATGGATGCTGCGTGTTAGTGGAAGAATTGGTGCAAAAACCCTCTGGATTGCTTTCCATGATTTCTGAAAAACATCCTTCTCGCTCGTCTCTGAGTCGTCATATATTAACCACTCGGAGATGTTATTGCATTCTTTCGAGGATTCCTGCCTTTGAGTTACATTTTGGTGTATTGAATAG CATCTTCACAGAAGAAAGGTTGGAACGATTAACAAAAGGTATTGGTCTTTTGGATTTAGAATCCCCAAAGGATAATAGAAATGATGAAAATTTAGAGGAAAATACAGAAGAAATTCCAGACACTGGATCACTAAATAGTAGAACAGCAGACATGGTAAATGGCACAGCAGAATTTTGTCAGACAAGCCTAAAAGATGATTCACCTGAGAGAGTTGTCGTTGTTCCAATTCATCCTGAAACCGAGATGGTCAGTTCCAAGATAAAATCTTGTGTGGCAAATACAGAAGTTTGTGAGGTCTATGCTGATGATTTCTCTACAAACAAGCCTGCTTTTGAAAGGCGATTACCCAATGCTGTTCTACCTCTCTTGCGTTACTATCAGTATGAAAGTTCTGATTCTTCCTCCAG AAGTGTTTTATGCAGTCTTCAGGGTTCTCCTAGTGAAGACAGGAATTTTAGGAGTGATGTCGATGATATAGAGACGGAAGAGGCATCTTTCTCCGGCCAAGACGATTCTGATCTCATTGATATTCTTGAATGGGCAAAG GCAAACGATCATGGATCACTGCAGATAATAAGTGAGTACTACCAGTTACATTGTCCTGCCAGAGGCTCCACAATTAGATTCCATCCTTTGGAGCACCTGCATCCCTTGGAATATTATAGACCAGATGAAACAGTTTTACATATTGGTGGCTCAACCATTGATTTGAGGTCCTGTAGTACAAGTCTGGAATTTGCTGAG GCGCACAGCGCACTCCTGGCAGAGGAGGAAGCAACTGCATTATCAGTATGGGCTATTGCATGCATATGTGGCTCCTTACGTCTTGAAAAT GTATTAGCAATGTTTGCAGGAGCACTGTTGGAGAAGCAAATTGTAATTATTTGTTCCAATTTG GGTATCTTATCTGCTTCAGTGTTGTCCATTATCCCTCTAATTCGTCCCTACCAGTGGCAAAGCCTACTAATGCCA GTTTTACCAAGTGACATGATGGACTTTTTGGATGCACCTGTTCCATACATA GTTGGGGTGAAGAACAAAACACATGAAGTACAGTCCAAACTATCCAATGTCATTCTGGTTGATGCCAACAAGAACCAG GTGAAGTCACCAACAATACCTCATTTGCCACAACATCGGGAATTATTTTCAGCATTAAGTCCTTATCATGCAAAGCTTGTGGGAGAGAGTTTTTTGGCTAGGAAAAGGCCAGTGTATGAGTGCACAGATGAACAG GTTGAAGCTGCCAAAGGTTTTCTAGGAGTCTTAAGAACTTACTTGGATTCTCTTTGTTCTAATCTCCGTTCACACACAATTACAAATGTACAATCGAATGACGATAAG GTGTCGCTACTTCTGAAAGAGAGTTTCATAGACTCATTTCCTAGTCGCGATCGGCCATTTATGAAG CTTTTCGTGGACACCCAACTCTTTTCTGTACATACAGACCttgttctctctttcttccAGAAGGAATAG
- the LOC112186734 gene encoding uncharacterized protein LOC112186734 isoform X3: MKNGGKLFSMDKSEGSGGPGWGTSLFMQTTEDVARAVAAAAAAATATRPSVVYSSKEEDGGSPLQRLQRQFNKVLKGFSSPPEVKTGRTYNPEVLTSQKRQWANFQLQHLDHRSLKEPTRLFESMLVVGLHPNCDIQALQRQYFARKSEGAGKLRSALGNQNQSRVEPNIEPQVLLVYPPEKQLPLQYKDLISFCFPGGLEVHAVERTPSMSELNELLLGQEHFKQSDLSFVFRLQVADDSTLYGCCVLVEELVQKPSGLLSMISEKHPSRSSLSRHILTTRRCYCILSRIPAFELHFGVLNSIFTEERLERLTKGIGLLDLESPKDNRNDENLEENTEEIPDTGSLNSRTADMVNGTAEFCQTSLKDDSPERVVVVPIHPETEMVSSKIKSCVANTEVCEVYADDFSTNKPAFERRLPNAVLPLLRYYQYESSDSSSSLQGSPSEDRNFRSDVDDIETEEASFSGQDDSDLIDILEWAKANDHGSLQIISEYYQLHCPARGSTIRFHPLEHLHPLEYYRPDETVLHIGGSTIDLRSCSTSLEFAEAHSALLAEEEATALSVWAIACICGSLRLENVLAMFAGALLEKQIVIICSNLGILSASVLSIIPLIRPYQWQSLLMPVLPSDMMDFLDAPVPYIVGVKNKTHEVQSKLSNVILVDANKNQVKSPTIPHLPQHRELFSALSPYHAKLVGESFLARKRPVYECTDEQVEAAKGFLGVLRTYLDSLCSNLRSHTITNVQSNDDKVSLLLKESFIDSFPSRDRPFMKLFVDTQLFSVHTDLVLSFFQKE; this comes from the exons ATGAAAAATG GAGGGAAGCTTTTTAGTATGGATAAAAGTGAAGGGTCGGGTGGCCCTGGTTGGGGCACTTCGCTTTTCATGCAAACAACGGAAGATGTTGCAAGAGCAGTTGCTGCTGCCGCGGCTGCTGCTACTGCCACACGGCCGTCAGTTGTATATTCCTcgaaagaagaagatggtggtagTCCACTTCAAAGACTACAACGCCAATTTAATAAAGTGCTAAAAGGCTTCTCAAGTCCTCCTGAAGTGAAAACAGGAAGAACTTACAATCCAGAAGTTTTGACTAGCCAGAAGCGCCAATGGGCAAACTTTCAGTTGCAGCACTTG GATCATAGGTCTTTAAAGGAGCCAACAAGGCTTTTCGAGAGCATGCTAGTTGTGGGGCTTCACCCTAACTGTGATATCCAGGCACTCCAAAGGCAATATTTTGCAAGAAAGTCTGAAGGTGCAGGAAAATTGCGAAGTGCACTTGGTAACCAGAATCAATCTCGAGTAGAACCCAATATTGAACCTCAG GTGTTATTGGTTTACCCTCCGGAAAAACAGCTGCCTCTTCAATACAAGGATCTCATTTCATTTTGCTTCCCAGGAGGCCTAGAG GTTCATGCTGTTGAGAGAACTCCTTCCATGAGTGAGTTGAATGAACTTCTTCTGGGGCAG GAGCATTTTAAACAAAGCGATTTGTCCTTTGTATTCCGGTTACAG GTTGCTGATGACTCAACTCTGTATGGATGCTGCGTGTTAGTGGAAGAATTGGTGCAAAAACCCTCTGGATTGCTTTCCATGATTTCTGAAAAACATCCTTCTCGCTCGTCTCTGAGTCGTCATATATTAACCACTCGGAGATGTTATTGCATTCTTTCGAGGATTCCTGCCTTTGAGTTACATTTTGGTGTATTGAATAG CATCTTCACAGAAGAAAGGTTGGAACGATTAACAAAAGGTATTGGTCTTTTGGATTTAGAATCCCCAAAGGATAATAGAAATGATGAAAATTTAGAGGAAAATACAGAAGAAATTCCAGACACTGGATCACTAAATAGTAGAACAGCAGACATGGTAAATGGCACAGCAGAATTTTGTCAGACAAGCCTAAAAGATGATTCACCTGAGAGAGTTGTCGTTGTTCCAATTCATCCTGAAACCGAGATGGTCAGTTCCAAGATAAAATCTTGTGTGGCAAATACAGAAGTTTGTGAGGTCTATGCTGATGATTTCTCTACAAACAAGCCTGCTTTTGAAAGGCGATTACCCAATGCTGTTCTACCTCTCTTGCGTTACTATCAGTATGAAAGTTCTGATTCTTCCTCCAG TCTTCAGGGTTCTCCTAGTGAAGACAGGAATTTTAGGAGTGATGTCGATGATATAGAGACGGAAGAGGCATCTTTCTCCGGCCAAGACGATTCTGATCTCATTGATATTCTTGAATGGGCAAAG GCAAACGATCATGGATCACTGCAGATAATAAGTGAGTACTACCAGTTACATTGTCCTGCCAGAGGCTCCACAATTAGATTCCATCCTTTGGAGCACCTGCATCCCTTGGAATATTATAGACCAGATGAAACAGTTTTACATATTGGTGGCTCAACCATTGATTTGAGGTCCTGTAGTACAAGTCTGGAATTTGCTGAG GCGCACAGCGCACTCCTGGCAGAGGAGGAAGCAACTGCATTATCAGTATGGGCTATTGCATGCATATGTGGCTCCTTACGTCTTGAAAAT GTATTAGCAATGTTTGCAGGAGCACTGTTGGAGAAGCAAATTGTAATTATTTGTTCCAATTTG GGTATCTTATCTGCTTCAGTGTTGTCCATTATCCCTCTAATTCGTCCCTACCAGTGGCAAAGCCTACTAATGCCA GTTTTACCAAGTGACATGATGGACTTTTTGGATGCACCTGTTCCATACATA GTTGGGGTGAAGAACAAAACACATGAAGTACAGTCCAAACTATCCAATGTCATTCTGGTTGATGCCAACAAGAACCAG GTGAAGTCACCAACAATACCTCATTTGCCACAACATCGGGAATTATTTTCAGCATTAAGTCCTTATCATGCAAAGCTTGTGGGAGAGAGTTTTTTGGCTAGGAAAAGGCCAGTGTATGAGTGCACAGATGAACAG GTTGAAGCTGCCAAAGGTTTTCTAGGAGTCTTAAGAACTTACTTGGATTCTCTTTGTTCTAATCTCCGTTCACACACAATTACAAATGTACAATCGAATGACGATAAG GTGTCGCTACTTCTGAAAGAGAGTTTCATAGACTCATTTCCTAGTCGCGATCGGCCATTTATGAAG CTTTTCGTGGACACCCAACTCTTTTCTGTACATACAGACCttgttctctctttcttccAGAAGGAATAG
- the LOC112186734 gene encoding uncharacterized protein LOC112186734 isoform X2, producing MKNGGKLFSMDKSEGSGGPGWGTSLFMQTTEDVARAVAAAAAAATATRPSVVYSSKEEDGGSPLQRLQRQFNKVLKGFSSPPEVKTGRTYNPEVLTSQKRQWANFQLQHLDHRSLKEPTRLFESMLVVGLHPNCDIQALQRQYFARKSEGAGKLRSALGNQNQSRVEPNIEPQVLLVYPPEKQLPLQYKDLISFCFPGGLEVHAVERTPSMSELNELLLGQEHFKQSDLSFVFRLQVADDSTLYGCCVLVEELVQKPSGLLSMISEKHPSRSSLSRHILTTRRCYCILSRIPAFELHFGVLNSIFTEERLERLTKGIGLLDLESPKDNRNDENLEENTEEIPDTGSLNSRTADMVNGTAEFCQTSLKDDSPERVVVVPIHPETEMVSSKIKSCVANTEVCEVYADDFSTNKPAFERRLPNAVLPLLRYYQYESSDSSSSVLCSLQGSPSEDRNFRSDVDDIETEEASFSGQDDSDLIDILEWAKANDHGSLQIISEYYQLHCPARGSTIRFHPLEHLHPLEYYRPDETVLHIGGSTIDLRSCSTSLEFAEAHSALLAEEEATALSVWAIACICGSLRLENVLAMFAGALLEKQIVIICSNLGILSASVLSIIPLIRPYQWQSLLMPVLPSDMMDFLDAPVPYIVGVKNKTHEVQSKLSNVILVDANKNQVKSPTIPHLPQHRELFSALSPYHAKLVGESFLARKRPVYECTDEQVEAAKGFLGVLRTYLDSLCSNLRSHTITNVQSNDDKVSLLLKESFIDSFPSRDRPFMKLFVDTQLFSVHTDLVLSFFQKE from the exons ATGAAAAATG GAGGGAAGCTTTTTAGTATGGATAAAAGTGAAGGGTCGGGTGGCCCTGGTTGGGGCACTTCGCTTTTCATGCAAACAACGGAAGATGTTGCAAGAGCAGTTGCTGCTGCCGCGGCTGCTGCTACTGCCACACGGCCGTCAGTTGTATATTCCTcgaaagaagaagatggtggtagTCCACTTCAAAGACTACAACGCCAATTTAATAAAGTGCTAAAAGGCTTCTCAAGTCCTCCTGAAGTGAAAACAGGAAGAACTTACAATCCAGAAGTTTTGACTAGCCAGAAGCGCCAATGGGCAAACTTTCAGTTGCAGCACTTG GATCATAGGTCTTTAAAGGAGCCAACAAGGCTTTTCGAGAGCATGCTAGTTGTGGGGCTTCACCCTAACTGTGATATCCAGGCACTCCAAAGGCAATATTTTGCAAGAAAGTCTGAAGGTGCAGGAAAATTGCGAAGTGCACTTGGTAACCAGAATCAATCTCGAGTAGAACCCAATATTGAACCTCAG GTGTTATTGGTTTACCCTCCGGAAAAACAGCTGCCTCTTCAATACAAGGATCTCATTTCATTTTGCTTCCCAGGAGGCCTAGAG GTTCATGCTGTTGAGAGAACTCCTTCCATGAGTGAGTTGAATGAACTTCTTCTGGGGCAG GAGCATTTTAAACAAAGCGATTTGTCCTTTGTATTCCGGTTACAG GTTGCTGATGACTCAACTCTGTATGGATGCTGCGTGTTAGTGGAAGAATTGGTGCAAAAACCCTCTGGATTGCTTTCCATGATTTCTGAAAAACATCCTTCTCGCTCGTCTCTGAGTCGTCATATATTAACCACTCGGAGATGTTATTGCATTCTTTCGAGGATTCCTGCCTTTGAGTTACATTTTGGTGTATTGAATAG CATCTTCACAGAAGAAAGGTTGGAACGATTAACAAAAGGTATTGGTCTTTTGGATTTAGAATCCCCAAAGGATAATAGAAATGATGAAAATTTAGAGGAAAATACAGAAGAAATTCCAGACACTGGATCACTAAATAGTAGAACAGCAGACATGGTAAATGGCACAGCAGAATTTTGTCAGACAAGCCTAAAAGATGATTCACCTGAGAGAGTTGTCGTTGTTCCAATTCATCCTGAAACCGAGATGGTCAGTTCCAAGATAAAATCTTGTGTGGCAAATACAGAAGTTTGTGAGGTCTATGCTGATGATTTCTCTACAAACAAGCCTGCTTTTGAAAGGCGATTACCCAATGCTGTTCTACCTCTCTTGCGTTACTATCAGTATGAAAGTTCTGATTCTTCCTCCAG TGTTTTATGCAGTCTTCAGGGTTCTCCTAGTGAAGACAGGAATTTTAGGAGTGATGTCGATGATATAGAGACGGAAGAGGCATCTTTCTCCGGCCAAGACGATTCTGATCTCATTGATATTCTTGAATGGGCAAAG GCAAACGATCATGGATCACTGCAGATAATAAGTGAGTACTACCAGTTACATTGTCCTGCCAGAGGCTCCACAATTAGATTCCATCCTTTGGAGCACCTGCATCCCTTGGAATATTATAGACCAGATGAAACAGTTTTACATATTGGTGGCTCAACCATTGATTTGAGGTCCTGTAGTACAAGTCTGGAATTTGCTGAG GCGCACAGCGCACTCCTGGCAGAGGAGGAAGCAACTGCATTATCAGTATGGGCTATTGCATGCATATGTGGCTCCTTACGTCTTGAAAAT GTATTAGCAATGTTTGCAGGAGCACTGTTGGAGAAGCAAATTGTAATTATTTGTTCCAATTTG GGTATCTTATCTGCTTCAGTGTTGTCCATTATCCCTCTAATTCGTCCCTACCAGTGGCAAAGCCTACTAATGCCA GTTTTACCAAGTGACATGATGGACTTTTTGGATGCACCTGTTCCATACATA GTTGGGGTGAAGAACAAAACACATGAAGTACAGTCCAAACTATCCAATGTCATTCTGGTTGATGCCAACAAGAACCAG GTGAAGTCACCAACAATACCTCATTTGCCACAACATCGGGAATTATTTTCAGCATTAAGTCCTTATCATGCAAAGCTTGTGGGAGAGAGTTTTTTGGCTAGGAAAAGGCCAGTGTATGAGTGCACAGATGAACAG GTTGAAGCTGCCAAAGGTTTTCTAGGAGTCTTAAGAACTTACTTGGATTCTCTTTGTTCTAATCTCCGTTCACACACAATTACAAATGTACAATCGAATGACGATAAG GTGTCGCTACTTCTGAAAGAGAGTTTCATAGACTCATTTCCTAGTCGCGATCGGCCATTTATGAAG CTTTTCGTGGACACCCAACTCTTTTCTGTACATACAGACCttgttctctctttcttccAGAAGGAATAG
- the LOC112186734 gene encoding uncharacterized protein LOC112186734 isoform X1 gives MKNGGKLFSMDKSEGSGGPGWGTSLFMQTTEDVARAVAAAAAAATATRPSVVYSSKEEDGGSPLQRLQRQFNKVLKGFSSPPEVKTGRTYNPEVLTSQKRQWANFQLQHLDHRSLKEPTRLFESMLVVGLHPNCDIQALQRQYFARKSEGAGKLRSALGNQNQSRVEPNIEPQVLLVYPPEKQLPLQYKDLISFCFPGGLEVHAVERTPSMSELNELLLGQEHFKQSDLSFVFRLQVADDSTLYGCCVLVEELVQKPSGLLSMISEKHPSRSSLSRHILTTRRCYCILSRIPAFELHFGVLNSIFTEERLERLTKGIGLLDLESPKDNRNDENLEENTEEIPDTGSLNSRTADMVNGTAEFCQTSLKDDSPERVVVVPIHPETEMVSSKIKSCVANTEVCEVYADDFSTNKPAFERRLPNAVLPLLRYYQYESSDSSSRSVLCSLQGSPSEDRNFRSDVDDIETEEASFSGQDDSDLIDILEWAKANDHGSLQIISEYYQLHCPARGSTIRFHPLEHLHPLEYYRPDETVLHIGGSTIDLRSCSTSLEFAEAHSALLAEEEATALSVWAIACICGSLRLENVLAMFAGALLEKQIVIICSNLGILSASVLSIIPLIRPYQWQSLLMPVLPSDMMDFLDAPVPYIVGVKNKTHEVQSKLSNVILVDANKNQVKSPTIPHLPQHRELFSALSPYHAKLVGESFLARKRPVYECTDEQVEAAKGFLGVLRTYLDSLCSNLRSHTITNVQSNDDKVSLLLKESFIDSFPSRDRPFMKLFVDTQLFSVHTDLVLSFFQKE, from the exons ATGAAAAATG GAGGGAAGCTTTTTAGTATGGATAAAAGTGAAGGGTCGGGTGGCCCTGGTTGGGGCACTTCGCTTTTCATGCAAACAACGGAAGATGTTGCAAGAGCAGTTGCTGCTGCCGCGGCTGCTGCTACTGCCACACGGCCGTCAGTTGTATATTCCTcgaaagaagaagatggtggtagTCCACTTCAAAGACTACAACGCCAATTTAATAAAGTGCTAAAAGGCTTCTCAAGTCCTCCTGAAGTGAAAACAGGAAGAACTTACAATCCAGAAGTTTTGACTAGCCAGAAGCGCCAATGGGCAAACTTTCAGTTGCAGCACTTG GATCATAGGTCTTTAAAGGAGCCAACAAGGCTTTTCGAGAGCATGCTAGTTGTGGGGCTTCACCCTAACTGTGATATCCAGGCACTCCAAAGGCAATATTTTGCAAGAAAGTCTGAAGGTGCAGGAAAATTGCGAAGTGCACTTGGTAACCAGAATCAATCTCGAGTAGAACCCAATATTGAACCTCAG GTGTTATTGGTTTACCCTCCGGAAAAACAGCTGCCTCTTCAATACAAGGATCTCATTTCATTTTGCTTCCCAGGAGGCCTAGAG GTTCATGCTGTTGAGAGAACTCCTTCCATGAGTGAGTTGAATGAACTTCTTCTGGGGCAG GAGCATTTTAAACAAAGCGATTTGTCCTTTGTATTCCGGTTACAG GTTGCTGATGACTCAACTCTGTATGGATGCTGCGTGTTAGTGGAAGAATTGGTGCAAAAACCCTCTGGATTGCTTTCCATGATTTCTGAAAAACATCCTTCTCGCTCGTCTCTGAGTCGTCATATATTAACCACTCGGAGATGTTATTGCATTCTTTCGAGGATTCCTGCCTTTGAGTTACATTTTGGTGTATTGAATAG CATCTTCACAGAAGAAAGGTTGGAACGATTAACAAAAGGTATTGGTCTTTTGGATTTAGAATCCCCAAAGGATAATAGAAATGATGAAAATTTAGAGGAAAATACAGAAGAAATTCCAGACACTGGATCACTAAATAGTAGAACAGCAGACATGGTAAATGGCACAGCAGAATTTTGTCAGACAAGCCTAAAAGATGATTCACCTGAGAGAGTTGTCGTTGTTCCAATTCATCCTGAAACCGAGATGGTCAGTTCCAAGATAAAATCTTGTGTGGCAAATACAGAAGTTTGTGAGGTCTATGCTGATGATTTCTCTACAAACAAGCCTGCTTTTGAAAGGCGATTACCCAATGCTGTTCTACCTCTCTTGCGTTACTATCAGTATGAAAGTTCTGATTCTTCCTCCAG AAGTGTTTTATGCAGTCTTCAGGGTTCTCCTAGTGAAGACAGGAATTTTAGGAGTGATGTCGATGATATAGAGACGGAAGAGGCATCTTTCTCCGGCCAAGACGATTCTGATCTCATTGATATTCTTGAATGGGCAAAG GCAAACGATCATGGATCACTGCAGATAATAAGTGAGTACTACCAGTTACATTGTCCTGCCAGAGGCTCCACAATTAGATTCCATCCTTTGGAGCACCTGCATCCCTTGGAATATTATAGACCAGATGAAACAGTTTTACATATTGGTGGCTCAACCATTGATTTGAGGTCCTGTAGTACAAGTCTGGAATTTGCTGAG GCGCACAGCGCACTCCTGGCAGAGGAGGAAGCAACTGCATTATCAGTATGGGCTATTGCATGCATATGTGGCTCCTTACGTCTTGAAAAT GTATTAGCAATGTTTGCAGGAGCACTGTTGGAGAAGCAAATTGTAATTATTTGTTCCAATTTG GGTATCTTATCTGCTTCAGTGTTGTCCATTATCCCTCTAATTCGTCCCTACCAGTGGCAAAGCCTACTAATGCCA GTTTTACCAAGTGACATGATGGACTTTTTGGATGCACCTGTTCCATACATA GTTGGGGTGAAGAACAAAACACATGAAGTACAGTCCAAACTATCCAATGTCATTCTGGTTGATGCCAACAAGAACCAG GTGAAGTCACCAACAATACCTCATTTGCCACAACATCGGGAATTATTTTCAGCATTAAGTCCTTATCATGCAAAGCTTGTGGGAGAGAGTTTTTTGGCTAGGAAAAGGCCAGTGTATGAGTGCACAGATGAACAG GTTGAAGCTGCCAAAGGTTTTCTAGGAGTCTTAAGAACTTACTTGGATTCTCTTTGTTCTAATCTCCGTTCACACACAATTACAAATGTACAATCGAATGACGATAAG GTGTCGCTACTTCTGAAAGAGAGTTTCATAGACTCATTTCCTAGTCGCGATCGGCCATTTATGAAG CTTTTCGTGGACACCCAACTCTTTTCTGTACATACAGACCttgttctctctttcttccAGAAGGAATAG